TGGTAACTTGTTAGCGACAGGTGATGCTAATGGTAATGTTTACTTGTGGCAGGTGCAAACAGGAAAGCATCTTCTTACCTTAAGAGGACATACCAACCAAGTCTTTTCTGTTGCTTTTAGTCCTCAAGGAAATATTCTTGCCAGTGGCAGTTTTGATTCTTTATTAAAAATTTGGGATGTTAGCACTGGCAAAGAAATTAGAACTTGCACGGGACATAATCATGGAATATCTTCTGTTACTTTTAGTCCAGATGGTAAAGTTATCGCCAGTGCTGGACTAGATGGTCTAGTTAAACTCTGGGATGTGAGTACAGCAGCTTGCATAGATACTTTTTACGGACATAGTCATCAAGTACTTTCAGTTGCTTTTAGTCCTGTAGGTAAAATATTAGCCAGTGGTAGTTTAGACTGTTCTATCAAACTTTGGGATGTTCGCAGTGGCACAGAGATTAAAACTTTTTTTGTACACAATCACACCATATTGTCATTAGCCTTTAGCTGTGATGGTAAAACATTAGCTAGTGGTAGTTTAGACACCTCAATTAAACTTTGGAATATTCGTACTGCTCAAGAAATTAAAACTTTCACCGGACATACTCGTGGAATATTCTCTGTTGCATTTAGTCCCAATGGTAGTACTTTAGTTAGTGGTAGTGCCGACAAAACAGTGAAGCTATGGGATGTCATTACTGGTAACTGTCTAAAAACTTATACTGGACACACCAATACTGTCTCCTCAGTAGCATTTAATACGGAAAGTAGGATTATAGCCAGTGGCAGTACAGACCAAACAGTCAGGTTATGGGACGCTGATACTGGCATTTGCCTCAGAACTTGTAAAGGTTATAGTAACAATATATACTCTCTATCTTTTAGTCCAGACAGTGAAAAATTAGCCAGTGGCAATGCCGATAAAAAAGTAAGATTGTGGGATGTCAGAACTAGTAAATGCCTAAATACTTTGTCTGGACATACTTCTCAAGTTTTTTCCGTAGCATTTAGTTATGACGGAAAAACCTTGGTAAGTGGCAGTTTTGACTCCTCCGTTAAGCTTTGGAATGCTAGCACGGGAGAATGTTTAAAAACTTATCAAGGACATACTGACTGGGTACATTCAGTCGCATTTAGTCCTGACAGTAAAACCATAGCGAGTGGCAGTTTTGATAATTCTATAAAGCTTTGGGATGTTAGCAGTAATGTGGAAGTGAGAACATTCCAAGGACATAGCGAAGGAGTATTTGCAGTCGCATTTAGTAGGGACGGTAAAACATTAGCCAGTGGGAGTATAGATGCCTCAGTTAAACTTTGGCATATCAACAATGACACAGAAGTCAGGACATTAAAAGGGCATAGTAATTATGTCTTCTGTGTCGTCCAGAGTCCAGATGGTCGTACTCTGGCTAGTGGTAGTGCTGATCAGACCGTAAGACTCTGGGATATCAACACAGGTGAATGTCTTGACATTTGTGAAGGACATACAAGCTGGGTAACTTCCCTTGCCTTCAGCCCTTGTGGAAAAATCTTAGCTAGTGGCAGTGCAGACCAGTCAGTAAGATTGTGGGATATTAATACAGGTGAGTGTGTAGGCATTTATTATGGACACACTCAACCTGTGCAATCAGTTGCCTTCAGTCCTCAAGGCAAGATGGTCGCCACTGGCTCCCAAGATGAGACAATAAAAGTTTGGGATATCAAAACAGGTGAGTGCCTAAAAACTTTAACAACTCCTAGATTATATGAAGGCATGAATATTACAGGAGCTTATGGTTTAACAACAGCACAAAAATCTACCCTAATAGCTTTGGGTGCATTGGCTTAGATTTGTTACAGAATATTAGCACTCTCAGTAGATAGCATAATTGAGTATCAAACAGTAAACTAAAGTGACATAAGCCATTATTTTCTCCTCTTTGCCGAGAGGCATCATTCGCGGTTAGTTTAATCAAACCTCATGTTAGAAGGCTCCATACTCCAACAGCTGGAAATCGCTCATCGCCATAGTAAAAGACCGATTAGATTCGGTGTGTACTATAAAAATACCCTAGTCGCCCTATGTCATGCTCTAGAAGACCATATATTAAATGATGTCACCTCACCCTTGGTAATTACCGCCTTTGAACGAGGGAAATGGTATCTCCAAGAAGCAGAACGATACGCAGACATCGCCAAAAAATCACGTCAAGTAACTATCATGGCAGCCCCAGATACTGGCTGGGCAGAACATTCCACTAGTCAGTTACCTAATGTCAACTTAGTTGCTTTAGATCCGACTGATCCGGTAGCCCAAGAATGGCACTTGATTATCTTATCGCCAAAATACACAGCAATGGTAATTTGTCAAGAATTATCTGCTGCTGATTATGGTAGTTCTGGATTGCCTGGATCAGATTTAGAAAGAAAATTTTACGGCTTGTGGACATTTGAACCAGAATTAGTCAAAGAAACAGCCACCTTAGCGATCGCTCACATCCAACGCTACAATCCAGAATTAGCAGCAAAACTCACTGCTGATCAACAAGCTATTCAACCCAGCTTAGCTACATCAGAAGAATTAAGTGCAGTAGTATCTCGTGTAGTTGATTACCTCCAAACCGAACAGGTAAACATATCTGTTCCCACCACCATCCGCCACCAAGCCTTAGATAATAACTTAGTTTCTAATGAAATCCAGGCATTTTTGCGGATGGCGCAAATTATCGATGCTGCTGATATTACTAATCCAATGGCAGCAGCAGAAATTGTGGCATTAGTAGATACAATGGGGCAACTTTTGGATTTGCCCGCATGGCAAATAAAAAGATTGCGCTTAGCCGGATTGCTACACCGTATAGAGCCACTGCAAAGAGTAGAAAGTGTACTCACTCCCGGTATCACCACTTATTACCAAGAAGATGCACCCAGTTGTCCTTTAACTTGTCCTCTTGTA
Above is a genomic segment from Fischerella sp. JS2 containing:
- a CDS encoding NB-ARC domain-containing protein: MSTLKPSVYGRAKIKQARIEKGWTIDNPKWLQQASKVLGTDSEAEGFFAEGISEGTWKRFLAGKVPINAGAFKAYCQVLGLNWNEIVERNGQQDWGEAPDVSIFFGRIEELHTLKQWIVQDNCRLLLLLGMGGIGKTALAAKLAQQLQNEFDFIIWRSLRNAPLVEEVLAEVIHFFSNQQETQLPSSLDGKILRLINYLRTRRCFLVLDNIEAVLQSGDRAGGYRQGYSGYSQLLQCIADTRHNSCLILTSREKPQGFATFEGENLPVHSLQVTGLPLSAVREIFSTKGSFTASETEWQVLISHYAVNPLALKIVASAIRDCFDSNISEFLELLNQGIFVFDDIRNLLDRQFQRLSQLEKDIMYWLAINREPITLVELQDDCIANIPQSEIMQAIACLQRRSLIEKKAAYITQQPVVMEYAIAQFIEQISTEIISGQLELFTTHALVKATAKDYIKDSQICLILLPVIEKLLANFGSPNNIENHCREILARLRSESLKETGYISGNLINLLRQLEIDLSGYDFSQLRVWQANLQGIKLHNVDFTNSDLTKSVFSKILVAVLSLALSPDGNLLATGDANGNVYLWQVQTGKHLLTLRGHTNQVFSVAFSPQGNILASGSFDSLLKIWDVSTGKEIRTCTGHNHGISSVTFSPDGKVIASAGLDGLVKLWDVSTAACIDTFYGHSHQVLSVAFSPVGKILASGSLDCSIKLWDVRSGTEIKTFFVHNHTILSLAFSCDGKTLASGSLDTSIKLWNIRTAQEIKTFTGHTRGIFSVAFSPNGSTLVSGSADKTVKLWDVITGNCLKTYTGHTNTVSSVAFNTESRIIASGSTDQTVRLWDADTGICLRTCKGYSNNIYSLSFSPDSEKLASGNADKKVRLWDVRTSKCLNTLSGHTSQVFSVAFSYDGKTLVSGSFDSSVKLWNASTGECLKTYQGHTDWVHSVAFSPDSKTIASGSFDNSIKLWDVSSNVEVRTFQGHSEGVFAVAFSRDGKTLASGSIDASVKLWHINNDTEVRTLKGHSNYVFCVVQSPDGRTLASGSADQTVRLWDINTGECLDICEGHTSWVTSLAFSPCGKILASGSADQSVRLWDINTGECVGIYYGHTQPVQSVAFSPQGKMVATGSQDETIKVWDIKTGECLKTLTTPRLYEGMNITGAYGLTTAQKSTLIALGALA
- a CDS encoding DICT sensory domain-containing protein → MLEGSILQQLEIAHRHSKRPIRFGVYYKNTLVALCHALEDHILNDVTSPLVITAFERGKWYLQEAERYADIAKKSRQVTIMAAPDTGWAEHSTSQLPNVNLVALDPTDPVAQEWHLIILSPKYTAMVICQELSAADYGSSGLPGSDLERKFYGLWTFEPELVKETATLAIAHIQRYNPELAAKLTADQQAIQPSLATSEELSAVVSRVVDYLQTEQVNISVPTTIRHQALDNNLVSNEIQAFLRMAQIIDAADITNPMAAAEIVALVDTMGQLLDLPAWQIKRLRLAGLLHRIEPLQRVESVLTPGITTYYQEDAPSCPLTCPLVPGAQVLRTMPRLRAVAQIITHQSEWWDGTGEPARLAGDEIPLESRILALIVEFQWRVHQKQSSQLSREEIINQALEECKQQSRRFDPKLIDALTLLVMGLQQGLELPIITPKASTGMWLLDSRLESETKSSVEINQNSRIQ